TCGGTCTCGGTACGTCCGCGGGCGAACAGATCATCCAGCACCGGGTCGATATAGCCGGCAACGTTGTTCAGGTTGCCGGTGCTCGGCCAGTAGCGGGCATACATGGTGTAAGGATCAGGGCGTCCGCCATTGAGGGCGATCGCGGCCTCAAAGTCGCCAGCCAGCCAGCGGTCGACATACACGCCGAGCTCCATCGATTCAATCTCGACGGTGATTCCGATTTCGGCCAACTGTGCCTGGATGCTCTGGGCTTCCGACAGCGCGGTCGGCGGCTCGGCATTGGCGGCGATGACCTTGAGCGTGAACGGCTCAACGCCCGAGTCAGCCATCAACTGCTGCGCCTTGGCGAGGTCCTTCTCATAGCAGAACAGGTCGCTGGTCGGCAGCTTGAAGGCGGCCATGGTCAGCGGACCGGTCACTTCGCCTTCACCGAGCGAGGCCGTGTCGAGGACTTCCTGACGGTCGATGGCGCACGAGATCGCCTGACGGACCATCAGATTATCCAGCGGCGGGACAGCCGCGCGGAGCTGCAGCACATGGTAGGCAATCGCCGGAACGCGGTTCAGGATGACCGTCGGATCGTCGATCAGCAGCGTCGCGATCAGCGGATCGTTGAGCAGTGCGAAGTCGATTTCGCCCGCGCGGAGCGAAGCGAGGATCGAGGCTTCGTCGGGGATGATGCGGATTTCGATGCCGTCAATGGCCGGCACGCCGCCCCACCACTGCGCGTTGGTCGAAAGGGTAGTCGAGACGTCGGGCGTCCAGTCCGCGACCCAGAACGGGCCGGTGCCGTTGGCGACGGTCGCAACATCACCGCTCTCGATGTCGGCAGTGTCGACAATCGCGGCGTTGACCGTTGCCAGCGCTGCCAGCAGCGGGGTGTCCGGCGCCGAGAGGTTGAACACGGCGGTGTAATCATCCGGGGTGTCGATCGACGCAATGCTCAGGTAGTTGGCACGCGCGGCGGCGGCGGTCGCTTCGTACAGGATTCTGGCGAAGGACGCCGCGACATCCGCAGACGTGAATTCTGCGCCGTTGTGGAAGGTGACGCCCTGGCGCAGCGCGAAGGTGATGCTCAGGCCATCCTCACCGAACGTCCAGCTCTCAGCGAGTCCCGGGATGACGCTGAGATCGGCGTCAAGCTGGACCAGCGGTTCGTAGACCAGTTCCAGCAGGCGGAACGAGGCGAACGCGGTCTGGGTGTGCGGATCAAGGCCGGTGGTGTCGGCGGAACGTGCCATTACGAGGACGTTGCTTGTGTCCTGAGCAACCACGGCACCCGAAATCAAACTGACAATGAGCAAAAGAGGATCAGCCGAAACGATTTTTGCATGGTACTCTTTCCTTTCGTGTGTAGGAGATGTCATTCGCAATCAACCGGGGTTCCCTACGATGCCCCGCCTTTCACGTGCAGGCGCTTCCAGTATATCAACTCGGTCACGCCGGACACTACATAGTCGGGTATCTCGCCAACGCGAGAATAACCGTGGCGCTCGTAAAAACGCTGAGCGCCGGTGTTAAAGTCGGCCGCCAACAGGAAAAGCTCTGCACGCGTGTGGATCGACTCCTGTTCGGCTGCCTGGAGCAGCGCCAGCCCGACGCCTGTGCCGGTCATGTCCTGGCGCACGGCCAGCCAGCGCAGGTATGGGCTGAGCGCAAACGCACCGCGCGGCAGCACATACGCGAAGCCACAGGCAGCAGACTCGTCAGTGTCCGCAGTCAGCAGGACATCGCCGCCAGCCAGCCCCGCTCCATGATGTCCCGGGCGCGGCTTTCCGTCAGACCATAGCGTGCCCACAGCGGATACTGAACCATCCACGCCGCCATCGGCGCGATGTCGTCCTGGATCAGCGGGCGAACAGAGATCGATCTCATCAGGTGAGTCTAGCGTATTGACTGCCCAAGTCCAATAGACATTTCAGTCCACCTTACGGCAATCAGGCGGGAAATTCGGCAGTAGCGCTCCCGGCGCTCGAGCTGCTGCTGTCCGCTCGACCGTGCTGTGGTCAGCACCATGTCCTGCGGATCAGCGCCGCATAGTTGTTCCCCGGCGTAATCTGGCCGAGGACGACCGGGTATTTTGCGCCGGTCAGCGTCGGCAGGTTGCCGGGACGTCCGTGCCAGGTTTCGTGGGCCAGCAGCGCAAAGACCAGCGCCTCCTTGTTGTCGCTGTCGAAGCCGATGTCTTCGTGGGTCATCACCTTTGCACCGGGCAGCAGGTTCTGAAGCAGGCCGATCAGCGCCGGATTGTGCGCGCCGCCCCCGCCGAGGATGACTTCTTTGGGTTGAGCGGGGCCATAGCGCTGATAAGCGTCGGCGATGCTGGCGGAAGTCAGGCTGGTGATGGTGGCGATGATGCTCTTGTCGTCCATGCCGCGCGCGCGGCCTTCGGCCAGCAGATCTGCGGCCATCGTCGCGCCGGAACAGTTCGCGTCCGGTCGTCTTGGGCGGCTTGATCGAATAGTAGGGATGCGCGGCGAGGTTTTGCAGCCATTCTTCGTCGATGCGGCCCTGAAGGGCATACTCCCCGTCTTTGTCAAAGGCCATTGCGCCATGGGTGATCTCCGCCATGGCGGCATCGATCAGCGCGTTACCGGGGCCAGTATCGAAGGCGGTGGGCTGGCTTCGGTATCGGATAACGGCGGCAGGAACGTCACGTTTCCCATACCGCCGATGTTTTGTATAGCCCGCCAGACGGTCGGGTGGCGCAGCAGCAGCCAGTCCACATAGCCGGTCAGCGGCGCACCCTGGGCCTCCCGCCGCCACGTCGCGTGGCCGAAAATTGCTGATAGTCGTCACGCCCGTCCGTTCGGCGATGATTGACGCCTCAGTGATTTGCAGCGTCGCGCTGACCGATCCGGACGGCTGAACCATGTGCCACACGGTTTGCCCGTGCGATCCGATCAGGTCGATCTGCTCCGGGGTCAGCCCAGCGTCAGCGATCACCTGTAAGGCGGCTTTCGCGAACAATTCGCCCATGTCGAAGTTCAGCTGGCAGAGCGTATCGACGGTACTCCTGTCCGGCAGACAGGCATCCAGAACACGTTTCTGGAAACCGTCAGGGTAAGGATAGGTGATCGCCTTGACCGTCTGCGCGATCAGCTTGGGCGGCGCGCCGGTGATCTCGACCAGCGCCGCGTCTATCGCATCCGCCGAGGTGCCTGACATTAAACCTACGATTAGCATAGCTGCTCCGACTGCGCGAAGTCGCAGATGAGGGGTCGAGGGGCCAAGCCGCTCACGGAGGCGTGAAGGCAGCGCCTTCACACACAGACTGCGTATCAGTCCCTAGCCCCAGACGCCCAATTGAATACACGCCGCCGTCGCGTTTGGCCACGCAAACCATGTCCGCGAGATGACAGCGCCAGTCTCTCCATCATAAGCCTCCGGCAGCGCACCGTCGATAGCCGCAACCTGTCGCAGGCGTCCCCACGCTCTCGACTCGCGTTCGCTGTCGTGCAGTGCGCGGGCGATGACGACGTCCTGCAAATCCCCCAGCGCCCACGGCGCGCGCGTATGCACCGAGCCGAGCCGACCGTTGAAGCACGCTTCGTTGGCGGCCGAAAAAGCGAAGTCGACCGTGTTGCGCCACTCCAGTGTATCCGCCGAACAGAAGCCCCATGCCGGCCCCAGCGCGGTAGGCAGATCGTTTGCGTCATGATACAGGTGGGTTCCCGCCGCGCGCGTCGCAGGTGTAGGCGTACATCGGTTTTCCGTCGGCGTCGTTTGCCATGAAGTACGTATCGATATCGGGACGAATATGCCGCGCCCACTCCGCCGCCGTTTGATCGCCGGTAATGGATGCCCATTCCGACAGCGTGTGCCAGAGCAGGATATGGCTGGAAAGGTGATATGGTTGTGCGACGGGATCATCGCCTGGAGTTTCGTCGGTCGCAAATAACCAGTGATCCGGACTCTTGTGTCTCTTCAATCCCTCGAATACGGCTTTAACGTGCAGCCGCAAATGGTCTATAAGCGCCCTGTCCCCCGTCCTGGACGTGTAATCGCAAAGCTCCAGCACGGGGTAAAGCTGCTGGTCGAGCTGGTACGCCCGATCCTTGACCTTGCCGTTTGCGAGGTAGCAGCGTCCCCAGTCCCCAGCGATACGTTCCGCGATCTCAAACATCCAGATCAGATGCCGCCGGACGAGTTCCGCGCCGCCCTTGTGTCCATGCAGGAGGGCCGTCGCCACGAATAGGCATCTCGGTTCCATGACAGTGGCAGCAGCATGTGGTCGGTCAGGATACAAATGCCCGCCCCGACCGGCACACACATCTGATAGCCGTAAATCAGCCCGCGCCGGCATACCCTATCCGCTGGCAGGCTGCCTAGCGGGGAGGGCGGACGCAGCATCATCTGACCGATGAGCGGCCTGAGGGCCTCGATGTCCGCTCGCACATCTTCCGGCCGATCCCCGAACCGGTAGAGGATCACGGCCATGAACTTTTGCAGTGCCAGGTTCAACTCGATCGGCTGACCGACGACAACGTCGAGCGCTTCATCCGGGGAGATGCCGAGAATGGCTGCGGTGCGATTCAGACCGCGATTGTGAATCGTCAGGAATACCGTCCCTGGCGACGACGTGCATTTTCGAGCGGCGGCATCGGTAGAATGCCCCCCTCAGTGAGCTGTGTATAGGCACAGCGCTGGAGACTCAGACGGCCCCGGAAACGCATCGGCCCGGCGGTGGGCAGAAAGAACTGTGCCGCGCCGTGTTCGATCGGTGCGGTGGCAATAGGGACCACATCGCCCGAGGCGTAAACCAGAGTCACACGGGGTTCGGTATCGACCACCCACTTGACCATGCGATCCGTGATCGGGTCGGTGCCAGTGAGGCCAAATCCCGCCAGTTTAGGCAGCGCCGCCCGATACGCTCGCACTTTTTGCACGTCGTAACGGTCGGCATCTGGAAACGGGTCGGCGCTGGTCAGCGTGATGTAGCCATGAACCGGATCGTAACAGTTGAGGGCGATGATCCTCCCGTCAGCGTCTACACTGCCGGTAATGCCGCCGGCGCCAAAGTCCAGCGGCTTCTGATGCGAAAACTCTCCCGCGTTCATGCCGCGCCGGCTGCCGCTAACGCGGCGATTGTCCGCCCGGTATCCGCGTCCAGCCAGCGGATCTTGTTTTCTGGAAAACGCAGCCAGATCTGCTGTCCGCGCTTCCAGGGAGATCAGGGCGTGTCGAAACTTTCATCACGCTTTCCACCGATCCGTACGGTGAGCAGGTTCTGTGAGCCGAGTGGTTCGACCACCTCTACCGTTACGGCAAGCGCGTCATGCTCTGGGACTTCCAGCACTTCCATCGCCTCTGCTCGTATGCCGATCTGGATCGGCTTCCCCGCGTAGCGCTCAAGAGCGGCCCGCATGTCTGCCGGGATTTGCAGATGCCAGTCGCCGACCTTGGCTTCCAGACCGCGATCCCCACGCTCGATCTTCGCGGCAACGAAATTCATGGGGGTTGCCGATGAAACTGCCCACGAAGCGGTCGGCGGGTTGGTCATAGACGTGCAGCGGCTGGTCGTATTGCAGGATGTTCCCTTCTTTCATCACGGCAATTCGGTCCCCCATGCTCAGCGCCTCGATCTGGTCGTGCGTCACATAGATGGTCGTCACGTTCAGCCGGTAGCAGGGATTTCAGCTCGGCGCGCATCTCCAGACGCAGCAGGGCATCGAGGTTCGAAAGGGGTTCGTCCATCAAGATGATCGACGAGTTGACCGCTATGGCCCGAGCCACAGCAATACGCTGACGCTGGCCGCCGCTCATCTGCACTGGAAACCGGTCGAGCATGGTTTCGATGTGCAGCAGTTCAGCCGATTCCTGCACTTTCGCTTGATCTCCTCCGGCGCAACGCCCTTCATCTTGAGGCCGAAAGCGACGTTGTCGTAGACCTTCATGGCGGGAAGATCGCGTAGTTCTGAAAGACCATCGACAAGTTGCGGTCGCGCGCGGCAGGTAGGTGATGTCCCGGCCATCGACCAGAACGCGGCCCGAATCCAGCATACCGAGCCCGGCAATCGCCCGCAAGAGGTGGTCTTGACGCAGCCGCTCGGCTAAGCTCGACGACGAATTCCTTCTCCTCGACGCTCAGGTTGACATTGTTGAGCGCGGTAAACTTCCCGAATTTCTTGATCGCGCCTTCAATAACGATTTTTGCCATAACGCCTCCCACAAGAATATCTGGCTGCTGCCTGGTTTATGCTCGCCGCCGCTACACCTACTTGTTCACGCTGCCCCAGAGATTGAACAGGTAGCGCCGTATGAAGAATGTGAAGATCAGCGCCGGCAACAAGCATGACGAACGCGCCCGCGAACCCGAACGGATCACCTGACTTGTCGAGCGAGTACAGGATCTGCGCGGGGAGCGTCCGGTTGTTGAGGGTGAGCATGATCGCGGCAAATACCTCGTTGAGTGACAGCACAAAGGTCAACAAGGCCGATGCCGCGATGCCGGGAAGCGCAAGCGGCAGAACGACATACCTGAAGGCCTGAAGGGGAGTGCAGCCAAAGACCTGCGCGGCTTCCTCAAACTCGTAGGGCACGCTCATAAACACGCTTGATATGACGAGGATCGTGGTCGGTAAAGGTAAGCGCCGTGTGCATCAACGCCAGCGCCAACGGCCGGTCGTACAGGCCGAGACGGATGAAGATCACCGCCATCGGCACAGCCAGCACGACGATCGGGAAGGCCTGCACCGAGAGGATTGCCAGGCGGATCGTGTCGCGTCCCCCGGAATGCGAAGCGCGCAATCGCATAACCGCCCGGTACCGCGATCAGTGTAGAGAGCACCAGCGTTATAAATGCCACAAGCAGGCTGTTGCCGCGCCGCGCAAACGCCTTCGGCGTTGAGGAAGAATTCAGTGTCTGGGTTGATACAGGAGACGGGAAGACGTCCTGGGAAAGGCGCGCACGTTCTGCGGAGTGCTGAAAGCCATTACGCCGATCAGCCAGATGGGTATCAGCACCCACAGCGCCAGCGTTACGGCCGCAGTGTAGACGAGGCCACGGCGAATCCGGGCGTTGCGGCGGGGCCTTTTGTTGCTGCCGCCGCGATCTCTTCGAGGCTGGTCTGGAATACTTGAGGACAGTCGTCTGGGAGGTCATACGGATTTCAATACCTCCTCCTGAGTACGGACCGCGCGCAGGTAGAACAGCGAAATCCGAGCGAAAGCAGCATGATGAACAGGGCATAGACGGCTTCCCGTTTGGACTGTTGAACCCGGCAGGGTCGTACCACCGGTAGGTTTCATTGCCGAGGACGGTGATCACCTCGCCGCCGGTAATCGCGACCACTACCGCGAAGGTCTGGAATGCGAGGATCGTCCGCAGGATCAGGGCGACCTGCAGGCTGGGTTTGAGGAGCGGAAGGATGATGTGGCGGGTACGATGCCACAGACCTGCGCCAAAGACTTCTCCTGCCTCAAGGTAATCCTTGGGTATGGCCTGCAAGGCCAGAGACGACGATAACCATGACGATTGCGGTCGCGCGCCAGACCTCGGCCAGGACGATAGCCAACAGCATCCAACCTGTATTCCCCGCCTGGATAAAGATAAATGGCTGCTCAAGAATGCCCGACCCGACCAGAAACGAGTTTATGAAGCCGCGCTGCGTGAAGAAACTGAACCACACCAGGCCGGCCGCGAGGTCGATATCCCCAGTGGGATCGCGTATATATACGGAAAATACCCGCCCCGCGAATCTGGGTCTGCAGGATCAAGGCCATCAGGATTGCGAGGATGAACTGAATAGGCAGGATCAGCACGATCAGCAGGCAAGCTGGTCCCCAGCGCGGTGCCAAAACGCGAGTCGCTGAATACGCGCTGAACGTGATCGAGGGTCAGCGCAGAGATCGGCTCTCCGCTGACGATGCGAAGTATCTCTGACGTCCGGCGGTTTTCGATGAAAACATTGCTTTGAGCAACCCAACCCTCCACTGCATTGCCGGCTGTGTCCGGGACGGAGATGCGGTACCAGAAGATCGGACGTGTACGGCCATTGGGCAGGAGTTCTTCGCCTTCAGTGCGTTCCAGCACCGCTGCGTCAGTCTGCATGGCGATCGTGGCGACCGATGCCGAACTGGCGTCGGGTTCGGCGCGCAGCGTCAAGGCCTGCTGCGTGCCGGTAAACGCCAATTGGAGCGACTGCACCATCGGGTAAGCGAAAAACAAAGCCAGATACAACAGAGACGGCGCAATAAGTAGATAAGGGTCCAGCGTCGCTTATTCAAAAGTCCACCCCCTCTGAAGTCATTGGACGAGTGGTGACTGCATACTGGCAGAGGCCTTTGCCGCGGGCAGTTAGCTGGTTCACATGGAGAAACCAGGATGTGAACCAGCTAACTGCCCGCAAGGCTGCACCGCGGTGTCAGGGCCGCGGTAACATCAAACTACACATCGCCAGTCAACAACTGGCGGGGCATTCGCTGGCGGGATCAGGTGACCAACACGCCGCGCCGGTCTCGTCCATCAGGGTCTGCAGGCCAGAGCCAGTTCGTCCAGGACGGTCTGCGGGTCTTCGCCGCCGACAATCACGCGGTTGAACAGGTCAACATAGAAGACATTGAGTTCGCCGCCGCGCGCGCCGAGGCCAACCGGCAGCAACGCGACGATTGCGTCTTCAGCGGTGGCCTGTGTCTGCACGGCTTCGAACTGCTTGGCGACGCCGGCCGGTAGTGCGCTTGTATCGACGCCACCGACGACCGGATAGAAGCCGAGGTCACGGAGGATCGCACCCTGAGTCTCAGGCGAGCATGTACTGGATCAACGCCTCGGCGCCTTCCGGATTGGGAGCGGTATAGGGATGCCAAGACCGACGATCACGGGCATGAAGCCGCGACCGGCCGGGCCTGCCGGCGACGGGAACGCGACGAAGTTGTCGGGCTCGGCATCGAAGGCTGGTTTAAGGCGAGCAACATGATCCCACGCCAGCATGACTTCGCCCGGAGAGCAGCGGCTCATTCATGAACGCGTAGCTGATTGACTGCGGATTCACATGCGGCCACAACTCATTGTGGAAGAACTCAAGCATTGCTACGGCTTCCGGGGTGTTGTAGGTGGTGACCATACCGCCGGTGAACGACGGATAGGCCGCGCCCTGCATGAAGCGGTTGATAAGGCCGCCGGCCGGCAGACCCAATTGGGGTGCGCCCTTGGCTTCCTCAAGCGCGATAGCCCATGCCACCACGTCGTCCCAGGTCAGCGCGTTGAGGTCGGCGCCTTCCGGCAGGTACTCAAGGGCATCTACATGGGCTGCCATCGTATAAGTGGCCTGCATCCAGGGGATGTAGTACTGGAAGTCTTCGGTACCCATCCGGCCCAGTTCGACGTAGGCATCGTTCACGTCACCTGACTCTTCGATGGTGGCAAGCAGGTCGGTGAGGTCAAACATCAGCTCGGCACCGGCGAGCGTTGGGAACGACCCATGCAGAGCGCCGACGACATCATTGGCGCCGCGCCGGCCTCGCCCTCGGCCCCTGAGCAGGTCGAGCATCGGGCCTTCTTCGGACGTAACGAAAGCAACGTCAACGCCGGCGTCAGCCAGCACCGTGCGGGCTTTTTCTGCCTCTTCAACAATATTGAACTGCGTAGATATGAAGTTCACCGGGGCGTCTTGAGCGACTACTCCGATGCCGATGCTAATCAAAGGTGACGAGGATCGTCAGGACAAGAGAGAGTTTTTTGGAATTCATCGTCTGCTCCTCAAGCAATCAATGGCGGACAATATAGACTTTGCTGCCGTAACCTTCTGGTTTGTG
This DNA window, taken from Candidatus Flexicrinis proximus, encodes the following:
- a CDS encoding extracellular solute-binding protein, whose amino-acid sequence is MNFISTQFNIVEEAEKARTVLADAGVDVAFVTSEEGPMLDLLRGRGRGRRGANDVVGALHGSFPTLAGAELMFDLTDLLATIEESGDVNDAYVELGRMGTEDFQYYIPWMQATYTMAAHVDALEYLPEGADLNALTWDDVVAWAIALEEAKGAPQLGLPAGGLINRFMQGAAYPSFTGGMVTTYNTPEAVAMLEFFHNELWPHVNPQSISYAFMNEPLLSGRSHAGVGSCCSP
- a CDS encoding SH3 domain-containing protein yields the protein MVQSLQLAFTGTQQALTLRAEPDASSASVATIAMQTDAAVLERTEGEELLPNGRTRPIFWYRISVPDTAGNAVEGWVAQSNVFIENRRTSEILRIVSGEPISALTLDHVQRVFSDSRFGTALGTSLPADRADPAYSVHPRNPDGLDPADPDSRGGYFPYIYAIPLGISTSRPAWCGSVSSRSAAS
- a CDS encoding ABC transporter substrate-binding protein, with the protein product MTSPTHERKEYHAKIVSADPLLLIVSLISGAVVAQDTSNVLVMARSADTTGLDPHTQTAFASFRLLELVYEPLVQLDADLSVIPGLAESWTFGEDGLSITFALRQGVTFHNGAEFTSADVAASFARILYEATAAAARANYLSIASIDTPDDYTAVFNLSAPDTPLLAALATVNAAIVDTADIESGDVATVANGTGPFWVADWTPDVSTTLSTNAQWWGGVPAIDGIEIRIIPDEASILASLRAGEIDFALLNDPLIATLLIDDPTVILNRVPAIAYHVLQLRAAVPPLDNLMVRQAISCAIDRQEVLDTASLGEGEVTGPLTMAAFKLPTSDLFCYEKDLAKAQQLMADSGVEPFTLKVIAANAEPPTALSEAQSIQAQLAEIGITVEIESMELGVYVDRWLAGDFEAAIALNGGRPDPYTMYARYWPSTGNLNNVAGYIDPVLDDLFARGRTETDPEARYAIFSEFQTYVTEQAPWVWLYVGYEYTAQQPYVTGFVPYPTDSLISLSQVSLDR
- a CDS encoding GNAT family N-acetyltransferase; amino-acid sequence: MLPRGAFALSPYLRWLAVRQDMTGTGVGLALLQAAEQESIHTRAELFLLAADFNTGAQRFYERHGYSRVGEIPDYVVSGVTELIYWKRLHVKGGAS
- a CDS encoding anhydro-N-acetylmuramic acid kinase; its protein translation is MAADLLAEGRARGMDDKSIIATITSLTSASIADAYQRYGPAQPKEVILGGGGAHNPALIGLLQNLLPGAKVMTHEDIGFDSDNKEALVFALLAHETWHGRPGNLPTLTGAKYPVVLGQITPGNNYAALIRRTWC